A single Alosa sapidissima isolate fAloSap1 chromosome 17, fAloSap1.pri, whole genome shotgun sequence DNA region contains:
- the LOC121688198 gene encoding C-C motif chemokine 2-like isoform X1 has translation MLIKLLLHIKVDHIRRYIFSLTRMESCLRMICLCIATGLLFATLGRAGIPTPCCQETTNTVLRQSNIVGYHRQGGVVCPVEAVVFTTVKGIRVCSSPKKHWVKKALRYIDLKKQQATTQASTVTTEVLSTNGTEPTRNATAMP, from the exons ATGCTTATAAAACTACTGCTGCATATTAAAGTTGATCATATTAGGAGGTACATCTTTAGCCTGACAAGGATGGAAAGCTGTTTGAGAATGATTTGTCTCTGCATTGCCACCGGGCTGCTCTTTGCCACATTGGGGAGAG CAGGCATACCCACACCATGCTGTCAGGAGACCACCAATACAGTTCTGCGCCAGTCcaatattgtaggctaccacagGCAGGGAGGTGTAGTCTGCCCAGTTGAGGCTGTTGT GTTCACCACAGTGAAAGGTATCAGAGTGTGTTCCAGCCCTAAGAAGCACTGGGTGAAAAAAGCACTGAGGTACATTGACTTGAAGAAACAACAGGCTACAACACAGGCTTCAACAGTGACTACAGAGGTTCTGTCCACCAATGGCACAGAGCCAACAAGGAATGCCACAGCAATGCCATAG
- the LOC121688198 gene encoding C-C motif chemokine 2-like isoform X2 has protein sequence MLIKLLLHIKVDHIRRYIFSLTRMESCLRMICLCIATGLLFATLGRGIPTPCCQETTNTVLRQSNIVGYHRQGGVVCPVEAVVFTTVKGIRVCSSPKKHWVKKALRYIDLKKQQATTQASTVTTEVLSTNGTEPTRNATAMP, from the exons ATGCTTATAAAACTACTGCTGCATATTAAAGTTGATCATATTAGGAGGTACATCTTTAGCCTGACAAGGATGGAAAGCTGTTTGAGAATGATTTGTCTCTGCATTGCCACCGGGCTGCTCTTTGCCACATTGGGGAGAG GCATACCCACACCATGCTGTCAGGAGACCACCAATACAGTTCTGCGCCAGTCcaatattgtaggctaccacagGCAGGGAGGTGTAGTCTGCCCAGTTGAGGCTGTTGT GTTCACCACAGTGAAAGGTATCAGAGTGTGTTCCAGCCCTAAGAAGCACTGGGTGAAAAAAGCACTGAGGTACATTGACTTGAAGAAACAACAGGCTACAACACAGGCTTCAACAGTGACTACAGAGGTTCTGTCCACCAATGGCACAGAGCCAACAAGGAATGCCACAGCAATGCCATAG